The following DNA comes from Cryobacterium psychrophilum.
GCGGCCTCGTACGCGTAGGCCTGAACCTCGCAGAGCGCGATAGGTCCTTCGGAGAGGCGTCCGTCCCGCCACTGGATGGAATCGCCGGAGTCCTTCCATCCCTGGTTGGCCAGGCCGTGCCCGGTCGAGTCGACATATTCGAGGAAGCCGTCCCCGTCGCTGTCGCCGTAGGAGCGCATCCAGACCAGCGCGGTTTCCAGGTTGGGCAGCAGCGCCTCGACCTCGGCGTCGGGCATGCCCCACTTCCAGGCATCGTGCAGCAGGTTGATCCACAGCGCGGTCGCGTCGACAGTGCCGTAGTAGAGCGGCGGCAGGGAGGTCTCCTCGCCGGGCATGTCGAGGGTGCCCGGGCGCAGCTCGTGCATGATCTTGCCGGGCTGTTCGGCGGTCGCGGCGACCGTATCGGTGCCCTGCAGGGCGGCGAGCACGCGCAGGGTCGACCCGGCGAGGCCGGTGCCGAGCGGCAGCAGCATCCGGGCGGCCCAGATCGAGTCCCGGCCGAAGAGGGTGAAGAACCACGGAGCCCCGGCGGCGAGGAACACGTCGTCCGGCTGGTCGCTGGTGACCATCCGGAGCCCGGCGAGGTCCTTGAGGGCGGTGTCCACCCAGGCGCCGAGGCGGGAGTCGTCGGCCGTGGCCGTGACGCCGGCCCAATCGGATGCCCCGCTCGCGCCGCGAACAACGGCCGACGGGTCGACGATGCCCAGTTCCCAGCTCACGTTGACGCTGCCGTGGGCGGGGATCGTGACGGTCCAGCTCGCGGTGGTCAGCCCGTCAGCGTTGACGGCGAGGTCGGCGTCTGCGGAGGTGAACGAGGCCGTGATCGCGCCGGAGGCGTAGTGCACTCCGGCGTCGTCGAGTACGGAGGCGATCACGACGTCGGGAGTGTGCACGCCGCCCTTGACGTCGTGGATGATGTCGAAGGAGGGCGTGAGCTCGAGCGTCACGGTCGTCTCGATTGGGTCGGTGATGGCGCTGGTGAGCTCGATCGACTCGGTCACCCGACCGTCCCGCACCCGGCGCACCCGGTTGAGCAGCACCCGGGGGTCGGCGCCGCGGCCGTCGAGGTGGCGCAGCAGAGAGACGAAGCTGAGCGTGGCGGCATCCGTCACGCTGTGCGAGATGTTCTCGGGGACCTGGCCGCCCACGAGCAGCGTGAGGGCGCCTACGATGCGAGTGTCGGAGTGGTAGATGCCGTGCAGGGGGCGGCTGCCCATCGTTCCGTCGGGGGAGGACCAGACCTGGGTGGGCGCGGACAGTGCCACCAGCTCGTCATGGAGCAGGGGCTGGTGGGGGTGCTGGGGTGTCTCAGACATGGTTGGATTCACGACTCCTCGTTGATTCGGTGAGCCCTGTAACACTGCATTTCGAGGCCCGATGTGCGACTGGTTGTTGACACATTCGCGTATTCAGGTAACGTAGCACTCAAGATTTGAACGATCAAACTTTTGAACGATCAAATCCCAATTATCGCAAGGAGGCGCCGTGGACAGGTTACCGACGATCGAAGACGTCGCTCGCGCCGCCCAGGTGTCGAGGCAGACCGTGTCCAACGTGTTGAACACCCCGGCCATCGTCAAGCCCGCGACCCGCAAGCGCGTCGAGGTCGCCATCCGCAAGCTGGCCTACCGGCCACACGCCTCGGCCCGCCGGCTGCGGATGCGCAAGTCCTCTACGATCGCGATCCGGCTCGACCCGATGACCAATGGCATCTCCGGCGCGCTGCTCGACCGTTTCCTGCACGCCCTGACCGAACAGGCGGATGACCGAGGCATCCGGATCCTGCTCTTCACGGCCGCCGACCCGGCCGCTGAGATCGAGCAGATCCGAAAGCTGCGCGCCAGCGGCGACGTGGACGCGTTCGTGCTCACTGCGACCTTCCATGGTGATCCCCGCACCAAATGGCTGGTCGAGAGCGACGTTCCCTTCGTCACCTTCGGCCGGCCCTGGGGCGCCGACGACATGAACCATTCCACCCACCTCTGGGTGGACGTGGACGGTTTTGCGGGGATGCGCGAGGCAACCATCCACCTGATCGACCGAGGCTCCTCCCGGATCGGCTACGTTGGCTGGCCGAGCCCCTCCGGCACCGGCGACGATCGGCACCGCGGCTGGCAGACCGCCGTCGGGGAACGACTGGCCCTCGGCGACGACGACCTCACTGCCCTCAACGTGAGCGTGGAAGACCGACTCGAGGACGCCAGAAATGCCGTTGTCACGCTCCTGGAGGGCGATGATCGGATCGACGGCCTGGTCTGTGCGAGCGACACGCTCGCCCTCGGCGCCATGATCGCCGCAGCATCCGTCGGCCGGAGCGACCTTCCGATCATCGGTTTCGACAACTCGCCCGTCGGCCAGGCCATCGGCCTCTCCAGCGTCGACCAGACCCTCGACGCGGTCGCCGGCGGCGCCCTCGAACTGCTGCTCGGCGAGAGCGGCTCAGACCTCGTGCACCGCGACGCTGCCTCCGGGGACGCCCGTCACCGGCTCATCACACCTCACCTCGTCATCCGGCAGCCGTTGCGGCTTCTAGCCCCTGACGCGGTATCGACCCCCACCGCAACCAAGAATGCGGTCGGCAATCACAGAAATGGAAAGGAAACACAATGAAATTACGACGAGGAGCACGATGGGGTGCTGTTCTGGTGGCCGGCGGACTGTTGGCCAGCCTGGCCGCCTGTTCGTCCGGTGGCGGTGACGAGTCCGGCGGTGACGTTGCCGGGCAGGAGCTCACCGTGTTGATCGGCTCGAGCGGCGACGCCGAGACGAACGCCGTGACCGACGCGGCCGCGAGCTGGAGCGCCATCAACAAGGCGACCGCCAAGGTCGTCGCCGCCAACGACCTCACCCAGCAGCTGGGCCAGGGCTTCGCCGGTGGCAACCCGCCCGACGTGTTCTACATGGGCTGGGACCAGTTCCAGACCTATGCCAGCAAGCAATACCTGGAGCCGTACGCCGACACGGCCGCGAATAAGGACGCGTTCTACCCGTCGCTGACGAGCGCATTCAGCTACAAGGGCACGTTCTATTGCGAGCCCAAGGATTTCTCCACCCTCGGCCTGATCATCAACACCGAGATGTGGGACGCGGCCGGGCTCACCGACGCGGACATCCCCACCGACTGGGCCGGCCTTGAGACGGTCGCCAAGAAGCTCACCACGCCCGACACGGCCGGGCTGTCCTTCGGCGCCGAATACGGCCGGATCGGCACCTTCATGAACCAGGCCGGCGGATCGATGATCTCCGAGGACGGCAAGACGGTCACGGCCGACTCGGCCGAGAATCTCGCCGGGCTCACCGAGGTGAAGAAGCTCCTCTCCGACGGTGTGCTCAAGTTCCCGGCAGACCTCGACTCCGGTTGGAGCGGCGAGGCGCTCGGCAAGGGCAAGGCGGCGATGGTCATCGAGGGTCCCTGGATCAGCGGGCTCAAGACGGACTACCCCGACCTGAAATACAAGGCCGTTGAACTTCCCGCCGGCCCCGGTGGAAAGTCGACCTTCACCTTCAGCAACTGCTGGGGTATCCCGGCCCAGTCCAAGACGACGGCCGCCGCCGAAAGCCTGGTGGAGTTCCTCACCAGCGACGAGCAGCAGCTGAAGTTCTCCGACGCCTTCGGGGTCATCCCGTCGACGGAGTCGGCCGCCAAGG
Coding sequences within:
- a CDS encoding LacI family DNA-binding transcriptional regulator encodes the protein MDRLPTIEDVARAAQVSRQTVSNVLNTPAIVKPATRKRVEVAIRKLAYRPHASARRLRMRKSSTIAIRLDPMTNGISGALLDRFLHALTEQADDRGIRILLFTAADPAAEIEQIRKLRASGDVDAFVLTATFHGDPRTKWLVESDVPFVTFGRPWGADDMNHSTHLWVDVDGFAGMREATIHLIDRGSSRIGYVGWPSPSGTGDDRHRGWQTAVGERLALGDDDLTALNVSVEDRLEDARNAVVTLLEGDDRIDGLVCASDTLALGAMIAAASVGRSDLPIIGFDNSPVGQAIGLSSVDQTLDAVAGGALELLLGESGSDLVHRDAASGDARHRLITPHLVIRQPLRLLAPDAVSTPTATKNAVGNHRNGKETQ
- a CDS encoding glycogen debranching N-terminal domain-containing protein, encoding MSETPQHPHQPLLHDELVALSAPTQVWSSPDGTMGSRPLHGIYHSDTRIVGALTLLVGGQVPENISHSVTDAATLSFVSLLRHLDGRGADPRVLLNRVRRVRDGRVTESIELTSAITDPIETTVTLELTPSFDIIHDVKGGVHTPDVVIASVLDDAGVHYASGAITASFTSADADLAVNADGLTTASWTVTIPAHGSVNVSWELGIVDPSAVVRGASGASDWAGVTATADDSRLGAWVDTALKDLAGLRMVTSDQPDDVFLAAGAPWFFTLFGRDSIWAARMLLPLGTGLAGSTLRVLAALQGTDTVAATAEQPGKIMHELRPGTLDMPGEETSLPPLYYGTVDATALWINLLHDAWKWGMPDAEVEALLPNLETALVWMRSYGDSDGDGFLEYVDSTGHGLANQGWKDSGDSIQWRDGRLSEGPIALCEVQAYAYEAAIGGAALLDHFGRSGGADWRDWAAALKTRFNEAFWIESPDGAYPAVALDAHKQKVDTVTSNIGHLLGTGILDEEGSRLVAKRLVSPELSSGYGLRTMSTDSTGYWPLSYHGGSVWTHDTAIAIAGLGRAGFGAEAAVLIEGLLRTAEGFDYRMPELHSGHSTEETTTPIPYPAACRPQAWSAASAVAVIGTILGLAPDAQADTLRVSPLPIAGALDVRGLVFAGRSFELATDASGAVSRNTLREAPSAARVGKDQSS
- a CDS encoding sugar ABC transporter substrate-binding protein, which codes for MKLRRGARWGAVLVAGGLLASLAACSSGGGDESGGDVAGQELTVLIGSSGDAETNAVTDAAASWSAINKATAKVVAANDLTQQLGQGFAGGNPPDVFYMGWDQFQTYASKQYLEPYADTAANKDAFYPSLTSAFSYKGTFYCEPKDFSTLGLIINTEMWDAAGLTDADIPTDWAGLETVAKKLTTPDTAGLSFGAEYGRIGTFMNQAGGSMISEDGKTVTADSAENLAGLTEVKKLLSDGVLKFPADLDSGWSGEALGKGKAAMVIEGPWISGLKTDYPDLKYKAVELPAGPGGKSTFTFSNCWGIPAQSKTTAAAESLVEFLTSDEQQLKFSDAFGVIPSTESAAKVYSTTYPQNASFVTSNDYAVSPVAFAGASTVIGDFNSKLQGLSTGDPKAILASLQTTLQTALDAANK